The Fusarium keratoplasticum isolate Fu6.1 chromosome 8, whole genome shotgun sequence genome includes a region encoding these proteins:
- a CDS encoding Dicer-like protein 1, whose amino-acid sequence MVVDMGAGALHIRPLPPVATPSGVSHHADLLKEHHASHTETQELPDATGEEPAPSQEEGAGPEYVDTDDEDDIYRLVINPEKPRKISEKKRQDSAALKEWVSQNQREVTRSSAAALNDPNYQSVAHLIKTSESRKIIATPREYQIELFERAKQKNTIVVLPTGTGKTLIAALLLRHYLEQEVEDRAIGKPKKVAFFLVEKVALCYQQYAVLNCNLGEHPITKFWGNMKGMVKKKQYWDQQFSENMVVVCTAQILVDCLLDGFIKMSQINLLIFDEAHHAKKDHAYARIMRNHYIRYQGERPRILGMTASPVDSQTKDVKAAALELETFLCSEIATVSNEVLMEAMCQQKQVEERVNYESLEFPEDAKTQLWDLIWAQVLRNSQFKVSLEFTKEAASTLGSWCADRYWILLLTDNETKRLVARTDRDFSRDFATNQADHATEAVRRVRDIVKKRELPPIEPSSPELSPKMKKLHEILLHAFTRDGTKRCIVFVEKRHTAWLLSDLYQQQGMRIPGMVAYYMIGSQSASSTHSNMSHRDQVVTLQKFKRGSINCLFATTVAEEGIDVPDCDLVIRFDLYNSVIQYLQSKGRARQSNSRYITMLEEGNMGQLRSLKQAERDSTALQKFCLSLPADRKLEDDVVDAVQDELLVQKVYEIPSTGARLTFAHSMEVLSKYAASITPGISSKVEFTVTKLGPKFIADVILPDASPLKAMSGFPQRSKLLAKYSASFEACVKLIKDKHIDGHLQPTLSKTIPRMRNARLAVSSNKKAEYPMRLRPDVWKSLGDCKELFATVITLDNPGALGEDLLSRPLMLLSRKKLPELPGVPLFFGNGRSSVAKLTVSEEPLKLAAEEIDSLTRFTLKVFSDVFSKEYDANADQLPYFLAPCKDGHSSVSQAVDWSIVEATKNDSLPWENAPKEFFVNKFVTDPYDGGRKLVIKGIDESKRPSDPTPKGVPESRSRSYRQVEPTIKEYSNSLYYNTRLKVKWREDQPVVKAQLLSLRRNYLDEFQVDEEVNNDCFVILEPLRVSPIPLDVAFMVMAFPAIIHRIDSALITLDACAMLDLPIPPVLALEAMTKDSDNSGEHDEEQVNFQPGMGNNYERLEFLGDSFLKMATTISLFTLIPESDECGYHVERMILICNQNLFNNAVDRKLHEYIRSKAFDRRTWYPDLPLKKGKAPKTEMRHNLADKSIADVCEALIGAAYLSGKGGSMDLAVKAVTRMVKSKNHKMEKFEDYFAAFKIPAWQQADANVNQRRLVDCVADAVGYRFKWPALLRSAFKHPSWPYDSVPNYQRLEFLGDALLDMAIVDNLFQRFPQADPQWLTEHKMAMASNQFLGCLCVKLDLHKHLTSTTSSLIGQISSYASELELAEEDARQEAKANKTAMRKDFWLRASAPPKAFADVMEALVGAMFVDANYDYTVVRNFFTRFIEPYFEDMALYDSFANKHPVTYLSKKMQQDLGCTNWRVSAENVPCGVEEGIAALTESDVVAVFMVHQKVIANATAKSGRYAKIAVAKRALAMLDEHEGDFETMKRALGCDCKPGAVQDDVNDHGTAI is encoded by the exons ATGGTCGTGGACATGGGTGCCGGCGCCCTGCATATCAGGCCACTACCACCAGTTGCAACGCCTAGTGGCGTATCCCACCATGCAGATCTCTTGAAAGAGCATCATGCAAGTCATACCGAGACCCAGGAACTTCCCGATGCGACAGGTGAAGAGCCAGCACCATCCCAGGAAGAAGGCGCCGGGCCTGAGTACGTCGacaccgacgacgaagatgataTCTATCGGCTTGTCATCAATCCCGAGAAGCCTCGGAAAATCAGTGAGAAGAAGCGCCAGGACTCTGCTGCCCTGAAAGAGTGGGTGAGCCAGAACCAGCGCGAAGTCACCAGgtcttctgctgctgctctcaaCGACCCCAATTATCAGTCGGTCGCGCACCTCATCAAGACGAGCGAGAGCAGAAAGATCATCGCTACACCTCGAGAGTATCAGATCGAGCTCTTTGAGCGGGCCAAGCAGAAGAACACCATCGTGGTCCTGCCCACTG GTACTGGCAAAACACTCATCGCCGCGTTGCTTCTTCGACATTACCTCGAGCAAGAAGTGGAAGATCGAGCTATCGGAAAGCCCAAGAAGGTCGCCTTCTTCCTGGTCGAAAAGGTTGCCCTCTGCTACCAACAATATGCCGTCCTCAACTGCAACCTCGGCGAGCACCCCATCACCAAGTTCTGGGGCAACATGAAGGgcatggtgaagaagaagcagtaCTGGGATCAACAGTTTAGTGAGAACATGGTTGTTGTCTGTACGGCCCAGATCTTGGTGGACTGCCTTCTTGATGGGTTCATCAAGATGTCGCAgatcaacctcctcatctttgacgaggcgCATCATGCCAAAAAGGATCACGCCTATGCCCGCATCATGAGAAATCACTACATTCGCTACCAGGGGGAGCGACCAAGAATTCTCGGTATGACTGCTTCGCCTGTCGACTCGCAGACAAAGGACGTGAAAGCAGCTGCCCTCGAGCTGGAAACCTTTCTTTGCAGCGAGATTGCTACTGTTTCCAACGAAGTGTTGATGGAAGCCATGTGCCAACAAAAGCAAGTCGAAGAGCGAGTCAACTACGAGTCACTGGAGTTTCCAGAAGACGCAAAGACGCAGCTGTGGGACTTGATATGGGCCCAAGTCCTCCGTAATTCACAGTTCAAGGTATCACTCGAATTCACCAAGGAAGCTGCATCAACACTTGGCAGCTGGTGTGCCGATCGATACTGGATCCTTCTTCTCACTGACAATGAGACCAAACGGCTTGTGGCCAGGACTGATCGCGACTTTTCTAGGGACTTTGCGACAAACCAGGCAGACCACGCGACAGAGGCCGTTCGACGTGTCCGAGATATTGTCAAGAAGCGTGAACTCCCCCCGATTGAGCCATCCTCACCTGAGCTAtctccaaagatgaagaagctACACGAAATCTTGTTGCACGCCTTCACGCGAGACGGCACCAAAAGGTGCATTGTGTTTGTTGAGAAGAGACACACGGCTTGGCTTCTTTCAGACCTGTATCAGCAGCAAGGAATGAGGATTCCAGGAATGGTCGCCTACTACATG ATTGGTTCCCAatcagcttcatcaacccaCAGCAACATGTCACATCGCGATCAAGTCGTGACTCTTCAAAAGTTCAAGCGAGGCAGCATCAACTGTCTCTTTGCGACTACtgttgccgaggagggcatcgACGTTCCGGACTGCGACCTTGTGATCCGTTTCGACCTCTACAACTCAGTCATCCAGTATCTACAGTCCAAAGGGCGGGCAAGACAGTCAAACTCGAGATACATCACCATGCTGGAGGAAGGCAATATGGGACAGCTCAGAAGCCTGAAGCAGGCCGAGAGAGACTCTACAGCATTACAAAAGTTCTGTTTATCCCTTCCTGCCGATAGAAAGCTGGAAGACGATGTAGTGGACGCGGTTCAAGATGAACTGCTGGTCCAGAAAGTGTACGAGATACCTTCGACCGGGGCTCGACTTACCTTTGCTCACAGCATGGAAGTCCTCTCCAAGTATGCTGCATCTATCACGCCAGGAATTTCCTCCAAGGTTGAATTCACAGTCACCAAGCTTGGCCCAAAGTTCATTGCCGATGTCATCCTCCCAGATGCCTCGCCCCTCAAGGCAATGTCGGGGTTTCCGCAGCGAAGCAAGCTATTGGCTAAATACTCTGCGTCTTTTGAAGCTTGTGTAAAGCTGATCAAGGACAAACACATCGACGGACATCTTCAGCCCACTCTGAGCAAGACGATCCCCAGGATGCGGAACGCTCGACTTGCTGTGAGCTCCAACAAGAAAGCCGAGTACCCCATGCGACTTAGACCCGATGTTTGGAAGTCGCTTGGGGACTGCAAGGAGCTCTTTGCGACAGTCATTACGCTTGACAATCCAGGGGCTCTTGGAGAAGACCTTCTTAGTCGACCACTAATGCTTCTTTCGCGAAAGAAGCTTCCAGAGCTCCCAGGAGTTCCCCTGTTCTTTGGGAATGGGCGCTCGTCTGTGGCCAAACTGACAGTTTCCGAAGAGCCTCTGAAGCTAGCTGCCGAGGAGATTGACTCACTCACCAGATTTACCCTCAAGGTCTTTTCTGACGTGTTCAGTAAAGAATATGATGCCAACGCCGACCAGCTCCCTTACTTTCTAGCTCCTTGTAAGGATGGCCACAGCTCGGTTTCCCAAGCCGTTGACTGGAGTATTGTCGAAGCCACCAAGAACGACAGCCTCCCCTGGGAGAATGCACCGAAAGAGTTCTTTGTAAACAAGTTTGTCACCGACCCCTACGACGGAGGACGCAAACTTGTCATCAAGGGAATTGACGAGTCGAAGAGGCCTTCTGATCCCACGCCCAAAGGAGTGCCAGAGTCGAGAAGTCGATCGTATCGTCAGGTGGAGCCCACGATCAAGGAGTACAGCAACAGTCTCTACTACAACACTCGTCTCAAGGTCAAGTGGAGAGAGGATCAACCTGTTGTCAAGGCACAGCTACTGTCGCTCCGACGAAACTACTTGGACGAGTTCCAAGTCGATGAAGAGGTCAACAATGATTGCTTTGTGATCTTGGAGCCTCTTAGAGTCTCGCCG ATCCCTCTCGACGTAGCCTTTATGGTCATGGCGTTTCCAGCCATCATCCATCGCATCGATTCCGCCCTCATCACCCTTGATGCTTGTGCCATGCTGGATCTCCCCATCCCACCTGTCCTGGCTCTCGAAGCTATGACAAAGGACAGCGACAATTCAGGGGAGCACGATGAAGAGCAGGTCAACTTCCAGCCTGGCATGGGCAACAACTACGAACGACTAGAATTCCTAGGCGACTCATTTTTGAAGATGGCCACAACTATTTCTCTCTTTACTCTCATTCCTGAGAGCGACGAATGCGGATATCACGTTGAGCGCATGATTCTAATCTGCAACCAGAATCTATTCAACAACGCTGTTGACCGCAAGCTCCACGAGTACATCCGATCTAAGGCGTTTGACAGACGTACATGGTACCCTGATCTCCCactgaagaagggaaaggcaCCAAAGACGGAGATGCGACACAATCTGGCCGACAAGTCCATCGCCGACGTCTGCGAAGCGCTCATCGGAGCTGCTTACCTCTCTGGCAAAGGGGGCAGCATGGACTTGGCGGTCAAGGCCGTCACCCGTATGGTCAAGAGCAAAAACCACAAGATGGAGAAATTTGAGGATTACTTTGCCGCCTTCAAGATTCCAGCCTGGCAACAGGCCGACGCCAACGTCAACCAGCGCCGTCTGGTCGACTGTGTAGCTGATGCCGTTGGATACCGCTTCAAATGGCCAGCACTTCTCCGGAGTGCATTCAAgcatccttcttggccgtatGATTCCGTGCCAAACTACCAACGCCTCGAGTTTCTAGGCGATGCCCTGCTGGACATGGCCATTGTCGATAACCTGTTCCAGCGGTTCCCTCAGGCGGACCCTCAATGGCTCACTGAGCAcaagatggccatggcctcgaaCCAGTTCCTTGGGTGTCTCTGCGTGAAGCTCGACCTGCACAAACACCTTACATCTACTACATCCTCATTGATCGGGCAGATAAGTTCGTATGCGAGTGAGCTTGAGCTGGCCGAAGAAGACGCGCGTCAAGAAGCCAAGGCAAACAAGACTGCCATGCGCAAAGATTTCTGGCTCAGGGCATCTGCGCCGCCCAAGGCCTTTGCGGATGTCATGGAGGCTCTCGTCGGTGCCATGTTTGTCGACGCCAACTACGACTACACGGTTGTCCGCAACTTCTTTACACGCTTCATCGAGCCGTACTTTGAGGACATGGCACTATATGATTCATTTGCTAACAAGCATCCTGTCACGTATCTGTCCAAGAAGATGCAGCAAGATTTGGGCTGCACCAACTGGCGTGTCAGCGCGGAGAATGTTCCTTGCGGTGTGGAGGAGGGTATCGCTGCCCTGACAGAGAGCGACGTGGTGGCTGTATTTATGGTACACCAGAAGGTCATTGCCAACGCGACGGCCAAGAGTGGACGTTACGCCAAGATTGCTGTGGCGAAGCGGGCTCTCGCGATGCTTGATGAGCATGAGGGCGACTTTGAGACGATGAAGCGTGCTCTAGGATGCGATTGTAAGCCTGGGGCAGTGCAAGATGATGTTAATGATCATGGAACAGCAATCTAG